One window of the Alligator mississippiensis isolate rAllMis1 chromosome 5, rAllMis1, whole genome shotgun sequence genome contains the following:
- the BASP1 gene encoding brain acid soluble protein 1, which translates to MGGKLSKKKKGYSVNDEKAKEKDKKAEGAVTEEEGTPKESEDAQQTTETTEVKENNKEEKSDKDSQVTANKREEKEGEKEKAVSQEEIKKPEPEKSEASVDAKAEPQNNEQQAPKQEEQTSAAAPAASIEASKTSESSNDAKVSQPSEATATSKSDDKSKEEGEAKKTEAPTAPATQETKSEVAPASDSKPSSSEAAPSSKETQAAIEASSSTPKASEPAAPPEEAKPSEVPATNSDQTIAVQD; encoded by the coding sequence ATGGGAGGCAAACTTAGCAAGAAGAAGAAGGGGTACAGTGTGAATGATGAAAAAGCTAAAGAAAAAGACaagaaggctgagggagctgtTACTGAGGAAGAAGGGACTCCAAAAGAGAGTGAGGATGCCCAGCAAACCACAGAAACCACAGAAGTAAAGGAAAACAACAAAGAGGAGAAGAGTGATAAAGATTCCCAGGTCACTGCCaataagagagaagaaaaagaaggagaaaaagagaaagcagtgagccaggaagaaattaaaaaaccTGAACCGGAGAAGTCAGAGGCCTCTGTTGATGCAAAAGCAGAACCACAGAACAATGAACAACAGGCACCCAAGCAAGAGGAGCAGacttcagctgctgctcctgctgccagtatCGAAGCATCTAAAACTTCTGAGTCCAGCAATGATGCAAAAGTTTCCCAGCCTTCTGAAGCCACAGCCACTAGTAAATCAGATGACAAGAGCAAAGAGGAAGGGGAAGCCAAAAAGACTGAGgctcccacagcacctgcaaCTCAAGAAACTAAAAGTGAAGTGGCCCCAGCTTCAGACTCAAAACCTAGCAGCAGCGAAGCTGCACCTTCTTCCAAGGAGACCCAGGCAGCAATAGAGGCATCTAGTTCTACTCCTAAGGCCTCAGAGCCTGCAGCCCCGCCAGAGGAAGCTAAACCTTCTGAAGTTCCAGCGACTAATTCGGATCAAACCATAGCAGTGCAAGATTAA